DNA from Vitis vinifera cultivar Pinot Noir 40024 chromosome 19, ASM3070453v1:
CAAATCCAACTTCTCCAATTTTGTTGTTAGCATCAAAGTTGTTTGTGGCAGCCTTAATTTGCCTTAGGGTAAACAAATCAGTTTGCTGATCTAGACCCTTTAAATCTGTAGAAGAAGCCAAGTTAGATaagaaatatttctaaaaaacgGTTGCAATTATTTCTACATTACTAATAGTTTGAGAAGGATTTTGATGGATTTTGATGGATTATAACTGTATCTTCTACATCCAGAGAAATCAACCCTGATCAGATACCATGTTTTGGCATGAATGCCAGCAAACCAATCCACTGCTACGAAATCAACAATCAAATGTTTTGATATACAACATTTTTCATAATCAGTACCTTGTTCCAATGTATATTTGCGCCTTAGGCAGCCTCTCCACCAAAGGATACTGATAACCAGGAAGATAAGAAGAATGACTCCAGCCACAATGCCAACCACAATGCTCACAGATATACTACTACTGCCATTTCTGGAAGGAGGTAAAAAATCTGCAGTAAGGAAACAGGGTTAGAACAGATACACAGATGGAATGGAAGCTTTTAGGCAAATGATGgcacaaagaaaaacaaaatccaaccaTTAGTAATGCTGCAAAAAGAGactaatcataaaaaatattttatcaacgTTTATTCTTCAGAGTCAAAGTTAAATAAACATGAAAAGATGCTCAAACTGTTGGCAAATTTCAGAAGAGCACCACATAAAGAGCGATGAAATTTCCCATGATATAGGTAGCATCAAAGAAGAATCATttgagattatatatatattaaaacagaTTTGTGCCAAACCcttcaaaaaataatgaatcatGTCCATGTTGGTTCCAAGTGCCCTAAAGAAAAGAGGAGTTGTGCAGACTGAACCAAATCACTTAACTAAAAAAATGTGTAATTTGAGAAGAAGTAGACGAACAATACCCTTTTGCATCCCAACTATTCAAAATCGTTGAACTACCAATTTCCCCAAAAGTTTAAGCTTAAACTCCCTCATGTGTGGCCCCATACCCACAGGTGGAGGGACaaacaaaatttggattcatatcccAATAGAAAgacaaaatttgaattcaaacaaATAGAGGAAATGCaatctgataccatgttgaactattaattttcctaaaagtttaagctttCAGGATTTGGGCTCAATATGCATATTATGCTTCTTAACAAAAACGATAAAGAAAACAAGCTCAGAAAATGCGTGGCATACCAGGGTCCACAGAAACAGCTGATATAAGAGGACCATAAATTCCTCTAACTGGGATACCTGTAGTCCCTTTCCCAGCCCAATAGAAGCGAATTTCCAAGGCATTATTAGTCACAACTGCagtaaaaaattttatgatttccTTACCAACACCCCCTGCTTCATCCTCAATATTGAAATCCTTGAGAACCAGCTCATGCTGCAACAAACCACACCAACTATAACTCAAATTTTCATGGTGCTAGAAATTGAAATAGTGACCCAAGATTTCTCTAAAATATTGtgcaaaaaaattgaatttttataaagGTGAAAGTCAAGAACTCAAAATGGCTTGAATGCAAAATGCTAAAGTTTCTtagtactttttaaaattagagcTTTGGTTGGTGAACATGGAAGTAATGTGATTCATTACCTGAACATAAACATCAAACAAACGCCTTCCAAGGCTGCTATATGTTTTGTCATCAGTAAAGGTGATCTCTGCAAAGTGAAGCTTTACTGTGTAGTTTCCATTTTCCAGACAAAATCCATAAAAAGTGAGAGACAGGGCAGACAGGCGTGCAGTTGTATACAGTCCAGAATTTTCCATGGTGAATCTAGACATGTTTGTCCCAATGAAGGAGTCCGTGGGACGGTCATTGTCCATGAAGTGACCAGTGCTGCTGAATGCCCAGTTTGTTCTACTCTGATAGAACTTTGATGGTCCACCAGAATCTGTATCATCTTCATATTTGGTATTCCCATCAACAATTACTTCTTTTCCACCACAATTTATGCGCATGGAGTAAAACTCTGGAAAAAAAAGCCACAATAAATTGGTGAAATTGAACAAGCAAAGAAAAAGGATATTTAGAAAAAGGTACAAGAAAAGACATCCAGTAACCACCCTTCCCGAACTTTTACTTTAATCAGCAAACTTGCAACACTGTTTTGGACTGTATACCGATCCATTTTTAATAGATCATGTGATCCAATGGCAAGATTTCAACCCCAAATGCATTAGCAGTACCCTAAATGCACAAGGCAAAGCACTTGAAAGGAGAATGCCTATCTTGAAGAGATTTTGAGACAGTGTGCTGAAATGTGGGTCCTCTACAAAGCTGGTCTGATGACAATCTAAAATCCCTTTATATTCTTACAttaatttcattcttttgtATTTCTTAATTAACAACGTCAAGATAACATATGATATTTAAACTTACTTTTTGGGTAATTAAAGCTTCTCAAGCATGACACGattgattggagccaaaatatgtgctctaatggcacatattcgatatgatttgtgcaccaaaggacattcaaatcacccaacttgacctaaatcaatgctaaggccctagccatgagtttaatctatactttggagatttatctcaggttcaagggaagaaaattgtgcaaactgaatgactttagattttgaaagatcaagaaagggctaaatgaggaaataagtgagtcaagactcaatgaacgtaaggaaaggcaaaacaaggatatcatgaggtttgaggatgataaatgaccattatggggtaagaaagaaggcaagaaagcatgggaaatgaggcatgaagcaagatttagctgcatggaaatttagaactcaaaaatctgatggcattatatactctgactttgaggacaaatttggagcactttatggagtccattatatacatactatatatcgtttcgaagctcgggaagtcaggagtccaacgcttcaaacggtttgcaaatcggagctgaaatgaagaagttatggccatttgaagacaactgcaccaagctggagggtcatttcgaaattcaacttatgaattcgaaatccacttcgaaatgacaccaatttcgaattcacccactgccactttgatgttccgcctcctctacctcgggaattgcatctaaagcactccatccgccctaggtggaccccacatgactagaaatcaccattttattattttttaatcatttttaggaaattattttgtaataagtggccaatgagagtgtgccacatgttaggtaattgaggatattatataaactctctcaattctaggttttaggaatCTTGGATTTTTTCTGGAGAGTTtaacattgaaggtggaagaagacgagaactttggtttgttttctttttcttctttattgaatatattgtttttagtttctttttattcaaattatggatttttaccctattatggattgtgaatgtgacatcacccccatgagaggcaaAGAGCCAACTtagggcttgaagcatgaaaacctaagggttaggaaacctatagggacaatgggtaaattattataacaatgagattaattattggttgggtgacaatttatcaatttttttatcctatccttgtgagttcgtttagggaatgatacggtaggttattgATTCTTGATAATTCTTGATTATTAGTTATCCTCGTCTtacctaccgttatttgcccctaaacaaatctataaggagtaggaagggttaaaaagccaaatcttaaattgataatcaatctcattcatttgatggttttaggaatctattttaaaaaggaaaaattaggtttcggatgcaattttgagttatagaactcaacttgatcgcgagtggccaaggatcccaaaaccctaagatcatattacttaaaatacccttgttttctctaatttctataccctaggttggattgtggaaaaccccaaacttgaatcaattgaatttaaaaatcaatattcaattttttttcttattaatccaatttcttttacttagtttcacattattcacatattgtttttcacttaaggatttaaacaaaaacaattcatttattctagtattgacaattttcataagccagtccttgagaacgatacccggaatactacaaaagacgtagtgactctttctctagtttttcttgaccagagttactacgtaaaaaggctaagtattttggtacaatagagaaattcGGTCAACGATTCCACTGAGAAAACAACGTAATGCCCAGCAAAAGTCAGCATCACAACATCATATTTGAATATTACATGACAAGGAAAGAATCGTAGTGCTAGAAAAAGATTATTGGCTTcagaaaaaatttgtttattcGAATCCTTAAAATGGTAATTATAAATTTCTGTAGAAAATATAACAATATTGAAAGTTTAGATGCTAAACAGACGATTTTACACAGCAAAATAAAACTGAAAAGAAATATCTTATGTCAGATGAAAGTATTCTTACACACTCCGTTCTTGACATCCTCTTGGGCTTTCACTAGTAAAGTTATTGAATGAAAGATCACTGCACCCAGAAGTCGCAGTTTAATTCATCATTGTTTTGCATGCAGAATGAAcatcaaattaataaatcatgaaCATACATGAAACAGAAATTGCATACATAGTATTTGATTATCTAAACTTTATTTCTAAATAACCTAAGAGATGAAGTGTCTTGTGCCCTTAGCTATGCAACACACAACAATTAGCTCAGTTGTTCTTTTAAGAGTGGTCCTAAATCACTTCAAGCTATAGTGCAAAGAACTATTACCCTAAGCCTAAAATACTCTACAATCCATCTATCCATCCTCACATATCACCCTCTTTTTTTGTCTAGAATCCAAGTTATATGCAAAAGAGAGTGGGAAAAGACTTATTGCTTTTTGTTGCAAGAGTTTTCAATGTGCAGCTGTTGTTTGTGTCAAGGAATGAGGAAGTCATGTTTTGCATGACAAAATTTGTATTATGTCTTCACATATAAAGTAGGAACAGTTTTAATCAGATTCCTTAGTAGCACAGAATGAAAGAACTGTTATCTCTTCCAAATTTTAGAACTAACAGAATGTTTGCTACCCAAATATGTTAAATATTAACCGATAATCAGAATTCATGGCCAAACAGAGAATCAGCATTCAAAGccaaatttatttgatgtaagGATGCAAATATATATCcattaaaactaataaaaaggTAAAGGCAAGAAAGTAATAAAGGCAAATTGATGGTTCAACATGTGATGAGTaggaacaaacaaacaaaaccacAACAATATATAAagcatttgagaaaaaaatttactagTTGTCTCCTCTTTTCAGCATCCAATCAGGCATGGCTCTAGTTAGCATGTTTCTGGTAAAATTCCTACATAACATTGATATGTCCAACTTTAGTATTGCTTAAGCAGTTTTCTTCACTACAGTAACATCTGAAGCATGACAGGAAAAATTCACTAGTAATTCCCCTTTGAGGACCAAAATTAGTTTTCAGTCGATCAGGATGAGTTTATTCAGTGTTTTATGAAGGCTTTTAAAGCCAACATATGTGATTTAGTCACTTGATCAATTTGATCCTAGGCTCTAAAATCTCCTGGTTCATTTAGGCCATTAACTTGGGTCTTTTAGATTAACCTTTACTTGTAGCACATTGGGCTTCTTTCTTCATTTAGACTGTTAAACTCATCTTTCAGATTCAGTATTGAAGCCTAACCTATGTGGTTTAGTCTTAAAATCAATTCAACTCCACATCCTCTAGCTTTCTTAGTTCATTTAGGCCATTACATTGGTTTTTCATTTCAGACTGTCAATTTTTAGGTAATTTCACCGCTTGGAATCTGCTTGAATAGTTGTCAAAACCTGAATAAGAAATTTTCATCTGAAAACAGTCTGCTTACATGTAATCTGCCTTTGATACACCAACAAAGCTGCTTGGAATTTCTCCAGTTAGTTTGTTAAAATTCAGATCTCTGCAGGAGAATTGATAAACAGAATGCATTAAAAATTGCTCTACACCGAAAGAGTCGAACTCCTGAGAATGGAAAAACAGTACCAAGAAGCCAAAATGACATGCTGAAACGAACAAGTATGAAGTTTATGGAATTGTGTACGCATCATAACAATTTCTTAATAAGGCAAATGATACAAAGTAGGAGCTATGTCTCAAGTTCCATATACCACATAACTGTTTATGATTACCACTTGTCACTGGATACTGGCAGCTTATACATTGACCATCTGTTTCTCTTCTTGGCTCAAAATACTACTCTAGGTGCATTTCAGATGGTCTAAATTATCTGCGAGTAAAGATTCCCTTTCCACATTTTGTCCAATTAAGAATCTAGATCTCAGAAATTATGACAACTAAACTCATAAAGCCATCCACTTCAGAAAGACAAAATggctatttatcaatttttatttgatatgtcATGAAACACACATGATGAATAGGCAGGTGCAAACAGCTACGTGTGTGCTCATTCAATAAGCAGACTCCTATTTAGCAGTGAATATGACACTTGAAGAAGCATTTATGAAGTTATAGAAAAGCCAGACTACTAGGAGTCTACCCAACATGTCTCCAGGGTCTTATTTTCTATCTATTCATACAAACAATGCCAGCGCTAAGCAGCTTATTCGAAATCCAAATTAGTCAAAACACAAAACTACATTGACCACTCAAAGGATATCACAAGCTATGCAAGAAGTCATAACATGAAACAATCTCTGAATAGCAGAaaaacatgtttcaaagaaTCTTAACAATTAGTCTGCAACAGGTAAAGGGGAAAAGAAACTAAATATATACTGACAGGGTTTTCAATTTTGTCATTTCCCCGAGGTACTGGGCCAACAATATTGCAACTCCTCAATATCCTGcaatcaaatcaaatacatatcactaaaaatcttgaaaatatgTTCTATGTGCTGTGTATTATAAAGGGCATTCAATTCAGTGTTTTCAAGTTTCTCATATCACTCAATGGTGGAAAAGTTGTTGCAGTTCCATTCAGGTCACTGATTCTCCTGCACATAGAaatttaataagaaataaaaatataaaaatttcaatccatTTAAATTATCAAAGCTATCGCATAGAAGAGCTTTACTCACAAGTCGGTAATTTTTGTCAAAAGGGCAATGCCAGAAGGAATTGGCCCACTGAAAGCACTCCCTTAAATCACTCTGTCAGTAGCAAATTTCAATTAGAATATGTGATTATAAATGAAATCAAGCCACTCTACTAACTCAAACATCAGATTCAGCAAAGCTCTcacaaattttcaagttttgtcCAGTTCTGTATAAAATTGGGTATCTTTCCTGTGAACTGATTATCTGCAACTCAACTGCATTGAATTAAAACAAAGAACCAATAGCCCCAATATCagaattaacaaaaaaatggatGTTAATTCATGCATACAAAAACccgaaaaaaagaaaagacactTCAAAATCTTACAAGTCCTTCAATGTGGTAAACCCTGCAAATGTTTGTGGTAACTCCCCAGTGAAGTTGTTCGAGCAAAGAAGTcttcaacaacaaaaaaatacaaCCAAACCATTAAACTCATCAGccttaataattgaaaaaaccAGTAACGCCCATAACTGGCAAAATCTACAAACAAAAGGGTCTTACATTCTCTCTATACTGGGCAGATTCCCAAGCTCCGGAGGAAGAACCCCTGATAGCTGATTGAACTCTACGGTTCTACGCGTATCAAATCCAAACTTTTGCATCAGAAACAATAATTCTTAAAAGATCACATGCTGAAAAGGGAAACAAATGGGCAATTAGAAGTTTACAGATATGCAAGAGTAGAGATGTTTTCAAGCTCTTTCGGAATCGAACCAGTTAACCGGTTCCCAAGCAAAGATGTGCAAAAACACCCacatatcaaattcaaaaaaaataaaaataaaaatgaaatgctTAAAGATTTATATTGAATAAGCCATCAAAATTTCAACTACATGCACATAgatggagagagagagcatACATGCTTACTAGTTGCATTGTACCCCATTCTGGAGGGATTGAACCGCTGAGTTAGTTGCGGGTGAGGTCACTGTGATGGAGATGAATTACAGTTATTTTAGTTGAAGTCCTAAatgggtaatttaggaaatggGTGAGGGCAAAATTGGCAGAAAAAATAAGTTAGAAAACTCACATTTCTTGGAGGTAAGGAAGCTTCGCCAGCTCTGGTGGAGGAGATCCTTGGAGATTCTGAGACTTGAGGACTCTGCAAGTGATAAATACTCACGTTAACGGTTATTAATAAACTTGTGATCTtcaaaatattctataaaaaagaaaaacctagaAAACGCTGGATTCCTGAAAAATCGGAggaaaaatgagaatgaaaatagaaagaaaaatatatatatatatatatagcccaAGAATTCGAttggtaaaaatataaaaaaataaaaaaaataaaaaaaaataaaaaaaatctcgcTACTCCTCACCAGTCAGACCACCTAAGGATCTGCTGCTTTTGTCACCCACTGGCCTCCGAACATGTATTACTGAGACCCGACTGCAGGCTTTTTAAACTTCTGTAgctaattaaaattgaatttacaaatcatatattaaaaaaaattgaatttatattatatgATGTTTCCCATAAATTATCATCTTGTTTGGTATGATGGGTATGCCACGGCCCTATTGGCGTAGAATCCTAATggaaacaattttgtttcatgTGTCACAtccacaactttttttttttttttttttttgcctatcAAACTTTTAGATTGGCTTTGTTGCAATTAATTTGAAGCATTctatatttatttcaattaatttgtCAATTGAAGGCTCTTTAATACATTATATGTCTTTGTCATCACATTAATTAAAGTCGTATCTTTATTTTCTGTTGTTATATAACATTCTGATTAACATATCATCATTTAAGCCACAACTTGCTCAAATGATCTATCATTTACgcattcatcattttttgttgttttacaATATTCCAATTAACATATCATTTTATATAGAGTGGATGTAGTTGTTCGAGAGTGAGAGACAACGACTTCTATATGATAAATTCTAATGCTACAACTTACTCAAATGATTTGTCATTTAAACTTTTATAAAGAGGCAAAAAGGTTATGGAAGAATCTTATCTAGAGAGATCCACACTTCTCTACAAACGAATAGAAGATAAGAGAATGATGTATTGAATTCTATACAATTACAaagaaatttcatatatactcgCAAACAAAAGTTTCTAAATAGTTCTAGAGTAATAAGAAACCTTCGAGGTTCCCAGAAAATTCTAGTGTTCATCTATACAGGTGATGACCTCATTTGATTAAgacataaaatatttgaaaacgttataaatattgtaaacaaagttttctttttttcaaaatctttgaaGTTTCGCTCTCTTTGATTAAGACATAAAATTTTGCTTATCATAGCAAACTAAGTTGGGAAAAGGTAGGTGAAACTAAGAATAGTTCATTTCAAGCACTTCACATATGAGTTTTTGAAAGACGAACAAAACTATTGTTATACGagtctaataaaaaaatgagaatagcTCATTTTCAAGCACTtggtataaaattttaaaattttgaaactcacattgaaaaatcattaaattatatatataaaaaaagaaacacaagAAAAATATGGGCCGGTTTGCGTTCCAAACGATCCAACCCGCTCtcttagttaatttattttttaattttttaatttttttgatttcttaaaaatcttaattataataaaaataattatattttaaaaatagattatattatgaattttataaggTACTTTGTTCTAAAGTAggtttttaatcattctatgagttaaaaatgaaaaaaataaaaaattaatgaaattatattttaatttaatcatgTGTATAACGAGGGACACAATAAAtgcaaaaattatatattatatccGTTGGATAGAAAAATATACAATAAGATCTCTTAATATAAAAactctcaaaaaatatttatgaaactACCGACTAAATAAAGGAATCtaagataaatatataaattttgaatcatattaaAACGTGTAAATTCAttaatccaaaaataaataataaaaaaccttaaaaaaatgaagttgaagttttactttaaaaaaaatcactcgatttataaaaaattaatgtaaaatattttaaaaattaaaattttatttttaaaaaacatataaaaataaaaataaaaataaaaatataaaattttcaatgttaGATACATCATACATAGCTATACGGTATACCGTATTCCTATAGAAGGAAGAAGTGAGCCTGTGATTTCGACGTATTGCGAGTCAACGACGCCGTTTTCACACGCGATTACCTTTGTTGCCTTGCATTTCAAGGTATCTCGTGATCTCCAGTCTGTTTGGTTCCTTAGAAAACTGTGAAGAGACGGAAAGAAAATTCCTcagtttttctgttttttactGAAAGTTGGAAAGTCATTAATTtggattgatttttatttttatcattattagtATCTCACCGACCAAACGTGGAGGTCTCTCGTGATTTTTGGTAAGCGAGGCTTTTGTGATTAGAGATTAGGGTTTCTTTTTGTGAGGATACGTGGTTGCTGTTTGTTTTCTGGAGAACTGAGGAAAACTAGggaaaatattatcatttttttgttctgAGTTTTTCTAGGGTTTGTAAAATTTCAGGTTAAGGTGTGTTGCGAGCGTTTTGGAGATTCAGGAATTAGCGTTTGAAGGGTTGAGGATTTGGAAGTAGGGTTTGGGAGAAGATGAGCGACAATTTGATGGACAAAGTGACCGCCCTCGGCGAGCGCCTCAAGATCGGAGGGGTCGAGGTGGGTAAAAAGATGAGCGCTGGGATGAGTTCAATGAGCTTCAAGATGAGGGAGCTTTTCCAAGGTCCAAACCAGACGGAGAAAATTGTGGAAGAAGCCACTGCAGAAACCCTAGACGAGCCCGATTGGGCCCTGAACCTTGATCTGTGTGACATGGTCAATAATGATAAGATCAATAGTGTTGAATTGATCCGAGGCATAAAGAAGCGAATCATGCTGAAGAACCCTAGGGTTCAGTACTTGGCCTTGGTATTGCTTGAAACTGTTGTCAAGAACTGTGAGAAGGCATTTTCGGAGGTGGCAGCAGAGAGGGTGCTTGATGAGATGGTGAAACTTATTGATGATCCTCAAACTGTTGTAAATAATCGGAACAAGGTTTTGATTTTGATCGAAGCCTGGGGTGAGTCTGCAAACGAGCTTCGCTATTTGCCTGTTTATGAGGAAACATACAAGGTATAATTATTCCAAAATGTGGcctgttttttcatttttaataatttgttgtttaaaCTTTGAATTCTAATAGATTCTGTTTGGGCAGAATGTTGAATCCTTAGAGGGAAGAATGTTCAAAAGATTTACAGTTATGCTTTATTGCTAATCCTGATGATCAGATgggaaaagaatttaaaaaaaatatatttttccgacaaaatgtaggaaaaggaattgaacatgTGGGTTCTAAATTTTCATGACCTGGTTTACAGAACAAATATTGACTTGACTGCAATGCTTGATATAACTGTCTGGCTTTGCTGCGGCAGCTTTTCAAAAcgacaaaaatattaaattcaagATTTTCTGTTAGCCAAATGCAGGATTGACAAATGTAGGAAGAAAGAGAGCTTTGACGTTAAATTTAGCTCGAAAAGagtttctttggactttttgaATGTATagggttttaatgaaaaatttgtgCTGGTTGGCAACATGAATGATGTATGATTTACAACAAAATGATATTGTGTGCTTCTAGATTAAGAAGTTTGGAGTTCATATTCCTTTGACCTTTTCTTATATCTCTCCTGTTTTTAGAGTCTTAAATCTAGGGGTATCAGGTTCCCTGGTCGTGATAATGAGAGTTTGGCCCCTATATTTACCCCTCCACGCTCGGTTTCGGCTTCAGAATCAAATGCCAATCTTGCCCAAGAAGTTCATCATGATATTCCTGTTCATCGCTTTTCACCAGAACAAACCAAGGAAACATTTGATGTGGCGCGAAATAGCATTGAACTTCTGACTACGGTTTTATCATCTTCTCCGCAACAAGATGCTTTAAAGGTATTTTTGTTTCTTGCAACAGTTTTGATTTTGTGTTTATCATGTTGTGAATGTCCCATTTTTGCTTAATATGGGAATTATAATTTGTTGTTTACGAGATGAGACCCACGAACTCCATCCATCTGGCTGCTTGCCTTTGACTTCTCATGTCCTCATAATTGAGTAGGTCAAATATACTAAAGCTTCCATTGTATTAGGTTTTTTCTTCACtcttaattttgtaattcctcAGAAATTGCTTTTTGGATTGTGTTATAAAATGAAGTTAACTTTTCATCTTCTAATATACTCTCTTTAATTGGTTGTGTACATCTCTTTGTCTAGCTAGTTATATACTCCCATTATTACATTTTTACTTGCTGCTTGTGCATGCCACCTTGTTAATTTAGATTGCATATTTGGTTTCCTTTCCATcgactaattttttttatttatcaattttattttatttttatttagttgagtGTGCACTTCTCTTTCTTGACTTAGttgtatattttcatttttaaatttgtacTTGTGCATGCAGCTTGCTGGTTTAGATTGTATAGACATTTATGGTAAGAATATAATAGtctatttaattatatagatgAAGTTGGTACTTGTATAACTATCTGATAATTGATTTAGATTGAATATTTGAATATCTTCTTGTTATAATGAAGCATCTGAGCTACTCAGACAGGTTTTAGACCATAGCTTGTACAAAATATGGTAGATTTTGGGGATATCTTGTGCTGGAAATTAGTGAGAATGAATGAGTTTTAATTTTCTGATTATAACATTCTCTTCTTAGATATTGCCCTTACAGCTTGCCTCAAGTGGTAAAaggatggggagggtttgtgggaggttccaggttcaagttccaatgggacaaaaaatttaccaataaaaaaaaaaaaaaaaaatctcttcttAGATATCTTGCTTAATTAGTGTCAAAACACCCTGGATGTGTAcagaattttaaaatcaaatctttAGCAGTATGAGGATTATGTGATATGAGAGTAATGGAGAAAACCTTGTAAAACTAGTATTTTCAACTAAATAAGAAGATAAGATGAAGCGCAACTAT
Protein-coding regions in this window:
- the LOC100264036 gene encoding TOM1-like protein 1 — its product is MSDNLMDKVTALGERLKIGGVEVGKKMSAGMSSMSFKMRELFQGPNQTEKIVEEATAETLDEPDWALNLDLCDMVNNDKINSVELIRGIKKRIMLKNPRVQYLALVLLETVVKNCEKAFSEVAAERVLDEMVKLIDDPQTVVNNRNKVLILIEAWGESANELRYLPVYEETYKSLKSRGIRFPGRDNESLAPIFTPPRSVSASESNANLAQEVHHDIPVHRFSPEQTKETFDVARNSIELLTTVLSSSPQQDALKDDLTTTLVQQCHQSQFTVQRIIETAGDDEALLFEALNVNDEIQKVLSKYEELMKPSEVPHEPEPAMIPVAVEPEESPRYAKEDSLIRKPAGSRGGSQGGHHDEMMDDLDEMIFGKKVGGTSEGTHDAKKQQSPKDDLISF